In Nitrosopumilus sp., the genomic stretch AGGCTGCTCAAATTTCTCTTCATTTACTGCAATGAATGTTGCACTCTCTAATTCTTCTGCAAATGAAATTTGTGCAAACCCTATCACTATAATTCCAAATAATACTGGAAGAATTACATTACCTGACAATACTCTTGTATAATTTATTGGCATTAAACACTGAGGGAATAATTTGAAGAAACATTGTTCCATTGTGGAATATTTGTTTAATTTTGAGTGAACAGATTGTGCCTGATTTTTAAAATTTATTGGTTGAAAATTGGTATTTTAGATATCGACATAAATCCCGTCATCTCTTGCTTCAACTTTGTATGTCTCTAGTTTGACATCTTTGAGATAGTCTGTCAGTTCTCCTGTTTTGATATTGTAATGCCAAAAATGCAATGGACATTCTACAATGTCTCCCTCTAATTTACCTGGGGCAATTGAACCATCCTGATGAACGCAAAGATCATCTATTGCATGATATCCGTCTTGATTAAACACTGCAATTTGTTTTCCTTCGATTTTGAATGCTTTACCTTTTCCTGCCACAACTTCGCCTTTTTCAGCAATCTTTTTCCAAGTCAATGATTTTCTGACATTTTTGTCATTTATTTAGATTCGCATGATAGAATTTTATAGTCCCATTCAAGGATTTTATTATTGAGCAAAGTAAAGTCCAGCCCTAAATTGATCAAAGAAGGCAAACTATCATACGAATGGGCCAGATCACACATGCAAATTCTTGATAATACTATTAATCGATTCAAAAAATCAAAACCACTGAAAGGTGTAACTCTTGGATTCTGCTTACATATTACAAAGGAGACTTCGGTTTTACTAATGGGTGCAAAAGAACTTGGTGCTACTGTGGCATGTTGTGGTGGGAATCCCTTAACTACACAAGATGATATTGCTGCCTTTTTAGCATCTCAGGGAATTCATGTTTATGCATGGCATGGTCAATCTGTCAAAGAATATGATTGGTGTATTGATCAAGTGTTAAAACACAAACCCACAATCTTGACTGATGATGGGGCTGACATGAACATCAAAGCTCACTTTGATAAGAGATTCAACACCATGAAGATTCTTGGTGCTACTGAAGAAACTACTGCGGGTGTTACCAGAATTAGAGCTGTAGAAAATCAAGGAAAGCTTCGCTATCCTGTAATTTTAGTAAATGAAGCTTACACAAAACATATGTTTGATAATAGATATGGTACTGGACAAAGTACCATCGATGGTTATCTTAGGGCAATGAATTTGCTTATGGCATCAAAACGTGTTGTGGTAATTGGATATGGTTGGGTTGGACGCGGTGTTGCATCACGATTCCAAGGAATGGGTTCCAAGGTAATTGTAACTGAGATTGATCCTGTAAAAGCACTTGAGGCTCATATGGATGGATTTGAAGTCATGCCGATGTCTCAGGCCGCAAAAATCGGTGACATGTTTGTCACATGTACTGGAATGACTAGTGTAATTAGAAAAGAGCATATCTTGCAAATGAAAAACGGTGCAATCATGGGTAATGTTGGCCACTTTGATGTGGAAATTGACAGTAAATTCTTGTTAAAGCAATCAAAATCAGTTAAAGAAGTAAGACCTAATCTTGATGAATGCACTTTGAAAAATGGTAAAGTGGTATATTTGATTGGGCAGGGCCGACTCGCAAACCTGGTTGCAGCAGAAGGACATCCTCCAGAGGTTATGGCGCAATCATTTTCAAATCAAATTTTGTCTGTTCTGTATATTCTTAAAAATCACAACAAAATGGAAAATAAAATTATCAATGTTCCTGAAGAAATTGATAAACAAGTAGCAATTGATGCGCTAGCTGCAATGAATGTTAAAATTGATAAACTCACCCCAGAGCAAGTAAAGTATGCAAATAGCTGGTAAAACTTCTTAACCTCAATACAATTCTTGACAAGTATCTAATGAATAACAAAGCCATAGTTACAAGTGCATTGCCATATGCCAATGGAGAAATTCATTTGGGTCATGTTGCATCCACTTATCTCCCAGCAGATGTCACAACTAGATTCCTAAAACTAAATGGAGTTGAGGCCTACTATGTCTGCGCATCCGATGATTTTGGAACTCCTATTCTGATTCAATCTGAGAAAGAGGGTAAGACTCCTGCAGAATATGTTGCTTATTGGAATAAACGTGATTATGATGATTTTTCAGCATTTAACATACAATTTGATTATTTCTACAAGACTAGTTCTCCAGAAAATATTGCGTTTGTTCAAGAGGTTTTTAAAAAATTAAATGATGCAGGACATATCTATGAGCAAGAAATCATCCAATTCTATTGCAATAATGATAAAAAATTCTTGCCTGATAGATATGTCAAAGGCACATGTCCTTATTGTAAAGCAGAGGATCAATATTCTGATCTTTGTGAAAGTTGTGGTCGAGTGCCTGAGGAGATTACGGATCCTAAATGTTCTCTTTGTGGTCAATTACCAACTAAAGAAAAAACAAAACACTATTTTTTCAAACTCAAAAACTTTGGAGATTCCCTAACTAAATGGCTTGAAGAAAATGAACATCTACAAAAAGATGTTAAAAAATACGTTCAAAATTGGATTAAATCTGGATTGATTGATTGGGATATTACTCGTGATATTCCTTGGGGTGTTCCAGTTCCACTTGACGATGCAAAGGGCAAAGTCTTCTATGGTTGGTTTGATAATCATCTTGCATACATTTCTACTGCATTGAAATTCCTAAACGATAAAGGAATTGATGGAAAAGAGTTTTGGAATTCTGCAGACATTTATCATTTTATTGGGAAAGACATTGTGTATCATCATTATCTTTTCTTACCTGCAATGAGATTGGGAATAAACAGCGAGTACAAATTGCCTGATTACATCCCTACACGAGGACATCTTACTCTTCAAGGAAAGAAAATTTCTAAAAGCAGAAACTGGTATATTGGTTTAAAACAATTTTTAGAATTTTATCCTGCAGATTATCTGAGATATTATCTTGTATCAATTAATCCGTATTCCCAAGATGATTTGAATTTTGATTGGGATGATTTTACAACACGAATTAATTCTGAACTAATTGGGAATCTTGGAAATTTTGTTAATCGTGCATTAGGATTCACCAAAAAAACATTTGATGGAAAAGTTCCAGAAATTGAATCCTTTGATGAAAAAGATTTAGAGGCTGAAGAAAAGATAAAAAACCTTGCATCAGATGTTGGTGGTCTTTTGGAGCAGAATCATCTTGATAGGGCATTAAAGCGAATAATGGAATTCTCATCCTTCTTTAACACATATTTTCAGCACAAAGAACCTTGGAAAAAAGGACCTGGGACTGCAAACTGTGTGTTTCTTTCAGTAAATGCTGCAAGAAGTATTGCGATTGCTCTCTTCCCATTTCTGCCTGAATCTTCACAAAAAATCTGGATTCAGTTGGGGCTAGATGATAACGTTAGTGAATTCTCCTGGAATGATCTCTCTAAATTTGCCATTACTCCTGGACATGTTTTAGGCGATACATCTCCATTATTTGTCAAAGTCGAAGAATCTGATATTGAAAAGCACAAAAAGCAACTTGGATCCTTTGAGAAATAATGAATCCTATCCCACGAATATCTACTAGGGGATACTATGATCTTTCTAATGGCAAAACTCTCAAAACTAATCCATACTATTTGTATCCAAAAAAAGATTTTAAAAAATTAACAAATTCTAAAGAACTCACAATTATGATTCACGGGTTGAGAAATGACCGTGCAGGAGCCGTTGCCAAGGTATTGTTGGCAAAAAATAGATTGCGAAAATTGGGATATTCTCATCCTGTAGTTGGTTTTAGTTATGATTCCAACACAACGGGGGCTCATCTGGTAACACATGCAAAACATGCCCTTGCAGTAGGACAACGCATCGCAAAGAAAAATGGGCGTAATCTTGGGTTGTTTATTGAAGATTTCAAAAGTTCTAGTCCTAACACAAGAATTAGGCTAATGGGCCACTCTTTAGGATCTCAGGTGATATTGAGTACGCTAGAGTATCTTTCAAAAAAGAAACAAAATATTGGGATAATCGAAGCTGTTTATTTTTTTGGCGCTTCAATTACTGAAGATATACCATCTTCTAAAAAATATGGAAAAATTCTTCAAAGCATTGTAAATAAAAAAATTGTTAATCATTTTGCTCCTTCAGATGAGGTTCTAATTTGGGCTGATAATGAGAAATATGTTAAAGGATGTTTGGGCCTAAATGGTGCAATTGGAAACCCTGTCAGTAAATATCATCAAAAATTAGTAAAGCCCAAGAATCATAGATTTGCAAGTTACGCTGAAGTGCTTAAATCATTTCCGTAATTTTGTAAACATGTTAGTGTAGGATGATTCGTACGTCACTCTTTTATACAAAAAATGAATTTCACAACATATTATGAAATCTCATATGCCTTGTTCTGAAAACAATAAATCTATTTTGTACCATTTGCATATTTTAGATGAATTTTGTGACGACTTTGATGATCTTTTAGAGTATCCTTGTTAAACAAGATGTCAATTGTACACCATCAAGTTTTTCTCTTCGAGCAAACTGTGAATTTGATTGACAGAGCGATGAATGTCTTTTTCAATTCTTGCACCCACACAAACTAATTTGCCTGATGCGAAAATCAAAATCACTGTTTTTGGATCAAGCATTCTATGAATCAGTCCTGGGAATTGCTCTGGTTCATACATGCTTCTTGGAAGTGTTCTAGCTGCTTGTTCCAAGTTTACTTTTCCTCCAAGATTAATTGATGATACAATATTTTGAATTGTGACTATGGGCTCATTTTTAATTTTGATTTTCCCCTTTCTTAAATTTTGAACAACAATATTTACTGCTTTGATTGCCATCTCTTCTGATTTGGCACCTGTACAAACCATTTTTCCTGACCCGAAAAGCAATGTGGCAGTTCGAGGAGTTTTAAGTCTGAAAACTGCTCCCGGAAATTGCT encodes the following:
- a CDS encoding TATA-box-binding protein, with product MTETKPVIAIVNVVASATIEQKLDLVDITKKFPDVEYHPEQFPGAVFRLKTPRTATLLFGSGKMVCTGAKSEEMAIKAVNIVVQNLRKGKIKIKNEPIVTIQNIVSSINLGGKVNLEQAARTLPRSMYEPEQFPGLIHRMLDPKTVILIFASGKLVCVGARIEKDIHRSVNQIHSLLEEKNLMVYN
- the metG gene encoding methionine--tRNA ligase gives rise to the protein MNNKAIVTSALPYANGEIHLGHVASTYLPADVTTRFLKLNGVEAYYVCASDDFGTPILIQSEKEGKTPAEYVAYWNKRDYDDFSAFNIQFDYFYKTSSPENIAFVQEVFKKLNDAGHIYEQEIIQFYCNNDKKFLPDRYVKGTCPYCKAEDQYSDLCESCGRVPEEITDPKCSLCGQLPTKEKTKHYFFKLKNFGDSLTKWLEENEHLQKDVKKYVQNWIKSGLIDWDITRDIPWGVPVPLDDAKGKVFYGWFDNHLAYISTALKFLNDKGIDGKEFWNSADIYHFIGKDIVYHHYLFLPAMRLGINSEYKLPDYIPTRGHLTLQGKKISKSRNWYIGLKQFLEFYPADYLRYYLVSINPYSQDDLNFDWDDFTTRINSELIGNLGNFVNRALGFTKKTFDGKVPEIESFDEKDLEAEEKIKNLASDVGGLLEQNHLDRALKRIMEFSSFFNTYFQHKEPWKKGPGTANCVFLSVNAARSIAIALFPFLPESSQKIWIQLGLDDNVSEFSWNDLSKFAITPGHVLGDTSPLFVKVEESDIEKHKKQLGSFEK
- a CDS encoding adenosylhomocysteinase — its product is MSKVKSSPKLIKEGKLSYEWARSHMQILDNTINRFKKSKPLKGVTLGFCLHITKETSVLLMGAKELGATVACCGGNPLTTQDDIAAFLASQGIHVYAWHGQSVKEYDWCIDQVLKHKPTILTDDGADMNIKAHFDKRFNTMKILGATEETTAGVTRIRAVENQGKLRYPVILVNEAYTKHMFDNRYGTGQSTIDGYLRAMNLLMASKRVVVIGYGWVGRGVASRFQGMGSKVIVTEIDPVKALEAHMDGFEVMPMSQAAKIGDMFVTCTGMTSVIRKEHILQMKNGAIMGNVGHFDVEIDSKFLLKQSKSVKEVRPNLDECTLKNGKVVYLIGQGRLANLVAAEGHPPEVMAQSFSNQILSVLYILKNHNKMENKIINVPEEIDKQVAIDALAAMNVKIDKLTPEQVKYANSW
- a CDS encoding DUF726 domain-containing protein, translated to MNPIPRISTRGYYDLSNGKTLKTNPYYLYPKKDFKKLTNSKELTIMIHGLRNDRAGAVAKVLLAKNRLRKLGYSHPVVGFSYDSNTTGAHLVTHAKHALAVGQRIAKKNGRNLGLFIEDFKSSSPNTRIRLMGHSLGSQVILSTLEYLSKKKQNIGIIEAVYFFGASITEDIPSSKKYGKILQSIVNKKIVNHFAPSDEVLIWADNEKYVKGCLGLNGAIGNPVSKYHQKLVKPKNHRFASYAEVLKSFP
- a CDS encoding Rieske 2Fe-2S domain-containing protein produces the protein MTWKKIAEKGEVVAGKGKAFKIEGKQIAVFNQDGYHAIDDLCVHQDGSIAPGKLEGDIVECPLHFWHYNIKTGELTDYLKDVKLETYKVEARDDGIYVDI